The region AGTAGAATCAGTGATGCTGCTCAAATTCATCTTTCAAAACAAGAATCTTTATTGACAGTACTGCAGCTCACAGCTTTTACTCACCTTTAGCTTCGGCTTTTGAATCggctgctttctttctctcatcagACTCCACAACTTCTATTGCTCTcctggaaaataaagaaaagcagttTAACACCAAAGAAATTCAGCACCTAATCTAATGTGGATCAGCAGAAACAACCCAGAGACTGAACTGGATCAGGGGGAAATATTTACCTGCAGATGTCCAGAGCTTTCCTGGCGTCTCCTGACACCGCCGACACTTTCCTGGCACAGAACTGAACCGCCGAGGTGTCGAGGATCCCGTCAGCTGACGCCTGAGGAGAAACACAAATCACACGATCATAAAAGAtcatcacagtcacacacacgtTGTTTTACCAtattctctgtctccatctttccctctgACTTGACTTGTGTTCCAATTTGTGCGTTTACCTGTGTGAGTCTGTCCTGTACGATGGCGGTGAGCTCCTGTCGGCTGTAGGGAGGGAAGTGTAACAGCAGGGGGCGACAGTGAGGGCGAGCCTGCAGCCTGGGCAGGATCCGGTCAGTCAGATCCAGAGCGTTGGCAATACCTGCAAAATAGAACAGGACACACTGTAAGATtagaagaaaagtcaaaagaaCAGCACAGCGTAATGTTCAAGATCCGGAGGACGGCGCTCTTACCGATGAGGCAGAGGCGAGACTTGGGCAGGTACGGCCATTCAAAGATGGTGTAGAGGACGTCCTGAGCTTTACTGTCCAGCTGGTCCATCTCATCCAGGACAAGAAGCCTGAGGAGGAAAGTTAGATGAGTTAGATGAgacattattttacattagttCAAAGTAAAACACTCTCAGAAGTTCCTAAATGGTTTACTCACACAGCGGGCCCCGGGGCCGTCAGGAGTCTCTGTAGACCGTTCTGCCCGCCGGATGCCTTCAGCTTGTCAGCCAGCAGCGGGAAGATGGCGTGGGAGCTCCTCAGACTCATACAGTTCACCACCACAGTCTGTACGGACGTCAGCTCGGCCTGGCGACGAAATGACAAAGCACGATGGTTAACTGACAGAGAACGAGGCTGCACCGGAACGTTCTCTCTTTTTAAAACGACACTCAAACTCTGCTAAACAAAACCAGGACCCCAAACAGTCCAATGATGCCCCTTTCTGCAGTGACTCAAAGCTTCCACTGGGTGGCAGTAAAGCTCCACACAGCTGCATTTTCCAGGACCACAGATTCCCCCCACATACCCTCCAACCCAAATTTCTATTATTAAAGCACCTTCATCTCCTGCAGGACACAGCTGAGACAGGCTGTCTTGCCGGTGCCCGGGGCTCCGGAGATGTAGAGGCTGCCGGGGAGACGCTGCAGCACCTTCTCCTCCAGGAAAGACCGGATGGACGCCCGCTCGGCCTCCCTGGCCAGGAGCCGCTCGGGGACGGCGGTGTGGAGCGCCTGCTTCACGCTCTGAAACCTCGTCTCTGGAGGAGAAACAGCAAGACAATTAAGCTTTTGTGGTGCCTTGATTAattaaaggaaacagaaaaataaaaaatcaggaAAACAGACTTTTGTCTTTACAGTTTAACTGATTTGACTCACTTTCTGCAAACAGACGAACGACCGGCGGCTTCCTCTCAGACTTCTGATGCGCCGGACTTTCAGCTGGCGTCTCCTGTCGTCTCGGGGACGATGTGGAAGTGGGAGAGAGCTGTTGTCGCGGCGAGGACGGGACCAGCTGACGGCGAGCTAAAACCGGCGAGTTCTCGTCAAAGCCCAGTTTTCGGGGCGAGGCCAGAGTCGGTTTGCTCTGCTTCGGTGGGGAACCCAGCAGGTTACAGCGGTTGTCGTCACCTTCAGAGACAAAATACAGAATTCTTTTATCCTCCCCATAAAGACAACATGGGGACGCTCTTATCTGTGACACTCTGTTGATtggcattatgggaaatgtaggatccagcaTTTATGGAGCTGGATGCACCTCCTTGTTTAGGATCATCGTTTCAGTTCCTCACTGTTTGTGGACATGTAACTTCTCACCCAATAAACAGATAAATCTGAATTCATTCATCACACTGACATGACGCTCATGTGGTTCACCCGTTCAGTCTGGAGCCTTTTACCTGTGCGTTTCCTGGGACTGAGGGGAAGCCGTGGCTGGAGACTGGGAGAGGAGGGTGGTGGACGTCTAGGCGACAGAGGGGTGGGCTGGCCTGCATGGCGTCTTGGTGAGAGTGGTCCAATCTGGTTCAGGGTCGAGGCGAGGTGCTGAGGTTCGGGCTTGGAGGGTGAAGAGACCGGAGACCTCTGGGACAGAGGCGTCTTGGAGCGGGAGGAAACTCTGCAGGATTTCCGTCGGGGGAACTGCAGCGTGGGCTGATCCCGGCCCTGAGAGCGTGTGCTGGGCATTTTGTGTTCGACCTGAAACAGAAAGGAATGAAACAGAACTGAAGGTAAATAAAAAACTGCCCTGACAATATGAAACATGGCTGAAGCTCAAAGAGCTAAAAACACACTAAGTAATCTGAGAGGTCTGTGACATTTTCTGGTGTAGAAACTACATCGATATGCTAACCAAAATGAGGAATGTACCActgaaatgttcagtttattgGCAGAAAAACCAACCAGCCATGAACAGAAACTGATAACTGAGTAATCCTTAAAGTCAATTATAAAACAAACACGTTCATTTCAGCTGAATATCCACAGCTTTTTCCTGGTTTATATCATTAACTGGAAACATGCTGGACTACTCTAACTTCCAGTACATTGAACAGCCCTGACCTGCAGCTCCCAGTATCACTGTGGTATCAACCCTGTTATTCAGGCGCTGATACTGAAGCGTTTCCATGTCGTTAATCAGCCAATTCTTTCTGCAATTCATCAACAAGTTGTTTGGTCCAtcaaaagtccaaaacccaGACGCCTTTATAATCAATAAGAGTTTCCAGCATGTTATATCAACATTAAAGAGCCGCCACCGGAAACAATACAGTGTGGCTGACAAATGGCGCCAAGACAGCGGAGCTCCAAACGCCGCCGTCTGCATGAAAACAGCCCATTTCGACGTTAACACGGCTCTGGTTTCATCTAAAACGGATCGGGTTAACATCAGAATAATTCTGACAGTAAAGGTTTGTGGACATATAACATGAAAAAGGAGCTAATCGCTGTATTTTTGACGCTAAACTAACAAACCGACTCTGAGGAGCAGAGACTCAGCGGCTGAACTCCGACTGTTTCAGCTCTTCGCGCTTAAAATGACCATGTTGGTTATAAACTTACCTGTTTCGAAAGTTGAATGAAGTCTTCTCAGCTCAGAGTGGAGCGTTTTCTCGGGTCTTCAAACTCTCTCTGCCCCGCGGTGCGTCCGTCTTCCCCGCAGACTGAAGCCAAACTTGCGCCAAACCGCTTCCACCGCCTCCTCATCGAGCAGCTGTTACCCGCcgctgctctctgattggtcacAGCAACTGCGTCTGCGCTTCTCATTGGCTTCGCTCCGACGGATGTGACGTCACTTGATACCAAGCCCACCCTCAGGCCTATGGCGGGAGTTTCAACAGAGAGCTGTTTTGGCGGAATATAATTCTCCCGGGAACTTTAGTGGTAActttaatacatttaataaaGTGCAGTTATGAGACACTTGTACTTAGTGATGTctgatcgaggctttgttgaagcttcgacacctgattCCAAAAAATGGTTCatgaatttccctacggggattaataaagttattctgatctgattctgattacccgaggcttcaatggcACAGTGctcgagtaggacatctagtggtcaatcaAATGAAGTGCAAtgaagatgtgtcatttattggttcatggattgtttgggatttgattcgctATGCACGTTCTTGTtcggtttcaagctgacacaataaaatacaaatattaaatatatatgtttttgaCAAGTCTggttgttgtaggaaacagcgatatacttggtcTGATATTTTCACTGATTTAGATAACCCACTAGATGCTGTCAGTACAAATGAAACGGTCTCGTGGAGATAAACCTCAGAGAGGAGCTCATGAAATctgaacaaataaaaccaaaactgtctgTGCGGATTGATGGGAAGTGAAGTGAAAGATAGCTTTTCACATTTTAGGTGAACTGACTCTAAAtgaaacagtaataataaacaacaacaatggcaGTATTGATCAAtaaatttaaaagcaaatttATTATAGAATCATTACTTTTTATAAATACAGCATAATTACAGGTAGactttatgttttatattaaaattcTGTATAACCTGgtaaaaatattataaataacaTTTAAGAAAGAAACACCAGCAAAAgggaaaagacatttaaaagaagaaaacattttcagtttgctcATGTGGCTGATCTCAGGTCATCATAAGAAAAGATGTGAATGTCATTTCTTATGATGACGTTTgtgaaataacactgaaaataaagttgAGCTGAAGTTGACAGGAATGTGTAAAGTTCTGCAGAAGTTTGACATGATGATGGTGCTGGATGAAAAGTCAGCAAAATCAATACAGTTCATTTAATGTGAATCCAGTATTCCAAACCTGTAGTGTATACTAATTCATTAAAGGCCTATTGACAGATTCTACCTGCTAATAAACTACtaaatagatagatatactATACTCCCaattgttatgttacagcagcgagtaaaaaggcaaaataaagaAGTACAAGTTGACAGCTGACTGGCAGCCCCAAGGCCTGTGGCTATATAAAAGAAATCTCTGTGAAAACgataagaaaaaacagagagtaTGCTGACGTAAGTAAGGAAAACAaagatttaaacaaagaaacaacgcaaaaaaacaaaaacagtgtgcTCCGTCACTGCCTGCACACTGCCCAGTTCCATCTACACCACAGAGCTGACCTTCCTCAACACCTTGTTCAGGTGTTGGCACCAATGCCAAGCCCCAACCCCACCTCCACTCCACGCTGCAGCAGAAACTGGTAGAACATCTGTAGTGGTCTAGTTCACCTGTTGAAGGACCTGAGCCTCCTGAGGAGGAGCAGCCGCAGGTCCATCGATCACCACCACCTCTGGGATCATTAAGGAGCTGGTTTCTGCAGGGTTCTCCTGGTTCCCACCCTCTTCTGCTGCACTGGTATTTCTGGATGTGGGATGGAACACGTCCATTTCAACTCCTCGATCTTGCGTCCTTCCTCCTCTGATCCTTCTGCACCTCAGTCTTATACAACGGtctgtgagaaagaaaagtaaaggaTGGTTTGTGTTAACTGCAGTGGATCCCAACCTAGGGGTCGGGCCCCTCCAAAGGGTCGCCAGATTGATCTCAGAggtcatgagatgattaatggaagagtaaaaaaaaaaagaaaaagctccgATTCACTTTGGGCCAGTAAAAGTTGGTTAAATGAAACTGCCTGAGACATTTAGAGGGGAAAAGTCTCTTTGATGATACTTTTGactcaaacatttaaaacatgatCAGGAGATTTAAGAGATCACAAGTCAAAAAGGTTTGAAACCACTgaattcatttttacagtgttttgtattttatctaAAATCTTCATCTGTAAAATAACTAGTAGCTACAGCTGTTattaaatgtagtggagtaagaAGCACAATATCTGCAGCTGGAAACCTGGAAGATGTATTTTAGTACAACACAGGAGTAAATGTACTGATGATAAAATACCACAGGGCAGAAGTTTGTAACTTACAGATTTTTCCATGATTCATCAGGACCCCgataaaaacagcaacagcaagaaCAGCAAGAACAGCAAGAACAGCAAGAACAGCAATGGTACTGGTGTCCCACTCCTTTCCAGCATCTGAAGAAATATCAGAGAGTGCTGAGTCGAGACAAAGAGCAAACTCAAAGGAGACTGAAACAtaattcagtcattcattctgCTACTTCATCTGTAGTGTACTGTTTGTGATTTAAAGccaaaataatttaattaactaataaaaaacattttcacacagccCCTTCAGagaatgtgagtgtgagcagCTCAAAGACATCTTCataacatgaaaatatgactATGTTCATTTAGAATAAAgaatagataaataaatcaaatgtcCTGTACAGTATCAGATCTAACATGCTTACCAACATTAAGGGTCATGGTACAATTGATGTTTAGTTTTGGGACCAAGCATCTGTATGGTCCACTGAAGGACTGGTTCACTGAGGAGATCTGCAGTGTTATTATTCCTTCGCTCAGGCCTTTTTGGTTGAGAGTTGTCTTGTTCCTGTAAAGCAGCATCTGTGGCTCATCGTGGTCCACTCGATGTCGATAGACATGTACTACCTTCTTGCGGTCAGCTCTATTAAACTCCACTGAATACTTTCTTAAGTCTTGGGGGGAATCCAGACGACACTGCAGAGTAACATTATCACCTACTTCTGCCTTCAGCTCCTGATTCTGGCAAATGGTGGGACACTGTcctgaggaaacaaaaaacccccaaaacattTAGACAGTTTAACCACCTCTGaaagaacacacacgcacgcacacacacactgagttaaTGTTTCTCAATGCAGGTGTGGAACAAATGTTAAAACATAAATGTGCTGCTCCACCTCTCCTCACTAACAACGTATATAATGTAATGAAATCCAACATATCAACATATCTGTGTGgttaacaaaagcaaaagacacTTTCACGTTTTATTCTACGACATAAAGTGCGTCAGTAAATATCGCACTGAAAAAAccagaaatacaaaaaaaaccccaaaaacatgaaaaataacattttgatgAAACTCTCAAATGGAGGTTGAGTGTAAGTCTcggtgtgattgtgtgtgtgtgtgtgtgtgtgtgtgtgaggtgcagaaaaagaaaaaccggCCTGGTCAGGTGGCAAACTCACCTGGACAGACCGGGGCGGGGTGAAGTGAAAGCTAACTTCCGTAACAAGCTAAGCTAACAtcactgaaataaataacactgaaatattaaaaaattcTCAACAACATCGAACACAACAAGCTAGAAAAGTCAGTATCCATGATGTTACTGTTACACTGAGGGTTACAGAGGAAGCTAAAAAGTTAACAGtctccaaacagcagagaaagtgAACAGAACCCAAGTAAACTTACCCACACGTGTTAGAACTGACAGTAAAAGTAGCACTGCCCCGTGATTTCTCAGACTGTGTAACATCTTCTCAGTATCTCAGCTGGAGCCTGGAGCCTGGAGCCTGGAGTCTGGAGCCTGAAGCCTGGAGCCTGGAGCCTGAAGCCTGGAGTCTGGAGCCAAGAGCCTGGAGCCTGGATTAAACCATCAATTTGCCGGTTCGCAGACAGCTGGCTGGTGACGTCTCACGGGGGGCGGGGTGAAAGCCAAATGACGCTGTGACGTACACCGGCAATCTGACCGATCCAAAGAAATGACAGGTGTGTTTCTTGTGTCGGTTGCTTTTCTGCTTGTAGCTCTAGAAATGGTGAATATTATTTGTCTCAATTTATAAATTTAAAGCACGTTTGAAAAATTACTGTTAAAGATGTGAAATTTTGCAGTAAACAAAAACTTAGTGTCGACTTAAGTGTTGGGATCATGGAAACCAAACAATACATCTTCTCATATAAGGGTGAAATAATTGCAAACTTTGGACCTAATAGAAGCAGTTAGTTACTTTCAAAGACTTTTGGAAAAGATGCAGTCCCACAAACCGTGGAGAAACATAAGGATCCGGAGGCTCTGTTAGGCTGTGGGGGGCCGTGTTGCTGGCAGGGTTTGGGTCCACTCATCCCCTCAGAGGGAGGGGACACTGCAAATCAATGCAAAGTTGTTGTGAGCGATCACATTTACCCTGAAATGGAACATCTCTGTCCTGATGGGACTGGACTTTTCCACAATGACACTAGGACATAGGACGGGGGGGACAGTCAGTCTGAGACCTGCAGATTTcagttactgtgtttgtgtgcactgcTGAGTGAATGGGTGGAGGGctgcttcatcatcatcatcatgaatgaatgaatgaatatgctCATTAATAAGGGGATGATGAGTTGAAGCAGCCCTCCACCCATTCACTCAGCAGTGATGTTTGATATATGTGTATATCTATATACTGATATTCACTGAATGAATTGTGCTTCATGAGTAAACCTTCCATGAGATGTAACCCGACACacgtaaaaaaacaaaaacaatagtTCTTGTAATAGCAGCTTGCTTTAAATCTTTCATTAGGAAAAGGACATTAGGACATTTCTGTAAGTTAGCGACTTCAAAACAAAGACCACTTagtacatttacatgcacacaagaaACCAGGTTGCTTACTTAATCACTTTAATATGGAAACTGgacacatttacacagacagTGGTAACTTGGTTAGTGTAAGATCACACAGACATTTAGAAGGTCAGTAACTAAATCTGTCTCCTCCATCTTATAATTTAACCATTGAATACAAAgatgtatcacacacacacacacacaaatgctcacagagaaaatgtggatTCGATGTCTGGCTGAAGAACCTTTTTCTGGGAGAAATCTTTCTGGGATAATCTGGTTTCTTTAATCCCCTACCATAGTTGCATCTGTTCAACAAAAAAGtgataatttattaatttattgaaataatttaatgaattaaattaattaaaaatacatatattaatCTGAATAATGCTTCGaagaggaaacaagaaaaaacagttttgtgTAGCAGAAATTCCGTTGTTGTCTTGGGACAGTGGGATGTAAAAAGGCCTGCGGGACAATCATGTTGTGTATCTGGATCATAttcctgctgctccttctgCTCGGGCTCTGGGCTCTCGTTCTTTGTTCgtttgtcactttttttctgctaaACTGACAACACAAATCATCGTGTTGTTCTTGTCCATGTTGAATACGTCAGTCCAACATTCAGtggaggtcagaaaaaattcaGGAACCACTCGGGCTAATGGCATCAACTAAAGCTAACCAGATTCAGCAATTAGCAAACCTGGAGTCCAACCAGTGAAATCAGattggaggtgtgtgtgttagagctaCTTTTAATTATAAAGGCACGTTTGTTATTCGGAAGCAGCTGTTGCTTCTAAAAAATCGTCCCTGAAGTTAGGATCCAGAATTCTTGATCTGCATAAAGCTGGAAACGGTTACAGAGTCATCTCCAAGAGTTCAGATCTTCAGGCTACAGTCAGAAAAACTGTGATCATGGGCCAGTGGATGGGAGCAGATGAATGAAGGGGATGGAGATCTCAGGAGAACAGCTGGAGGGCTGGGCAGGGGCCAGGCACAGAGGCCAGGCACACAGGCGGAGGCAGAAGTGCACCGGTGAACAACGGTGAAGGAAGTGATGATGGCAGGTCCACTGTGGAGGTCAGGCAGGAGGATAAAGGTAAAAGTTGGACCATTTAGGTGGTGAAAGGCAGGATCTCTCTGGAGACCGGCGGCGAAGGCGGGATCCCTGTAGAGACCAAGCGGGGGCGTGATGAAGGAGCCCCTCAGGAGGTCGGGCAGGATAACTACCAGACAGATGGAGCAACTCTGGAGGACGACCAGGAGACCGGTGACATAGACGAGGCCACTCTGGCAATGAAACTGGAGGTTTGGGCAGACAGCTGGAACCAGAGGGTGGAGCTGTAGgtcagagctgagagcaggaCAGGCAGACCACTGGAGTGCTGGGTAGAAGGCGGTCACCTGCAGGAGCTGGTGTCAGCTGGAGCGCTGACTGGAGATCAGGAGGAGACTTAACATCGGCTGATTCAGGAACAGGCTCAAGGAGAGGTAAGAAGACAGCGAGGACCCTTCAACTCAGGAACCGGCAGGATCGGCCAACTCATACTCCTGTTCTATACCTGCATGGTGAAATTAAAccaatgattaaaaaaataatgaaataataataatactataaagacagagggaagaaagtTTAACTTTCTTCTTGATGCTGGCCCCTGAGTGTTAAATGTGATCACACACCAGTTTTAAATGTGGATATTAAAAAGCTGGGGGGCATCGGATTGTACTTACGGCTCGTTCCACGGCTCCTCAGAATCAGACCTCCAATGATAAGGAGGAAGACGGCGAAAACCGAGGGGACAATGAGCATTCTAACAAGATTCCTGTTTTTACATTCTGTAAGAAtatgagaaagagaagcagctcCAGCTCAGTGTAAAGCAGTCATACGTAAAAACAAAAGCTTCTCACAGTGCTCATGTTGAAACAAAGATTTAGTATTAGAGGGTGACTCAAAGATATTTACCAGGATCAGCCAATGATGGTTCCTTAGTCATGTCTTCCAGTGGAGGTCTTCCAGTAGAGTACAAAGGTACTTCTAAAATAAGAACAGTttttcaaaagacaaaacaacagaatttatacaaaaaaaaaaaagctcagcagTAGTTTCAGTTCACTTACCGACAtcaactttaaaataaaagtagaatTTCAGTCGTGGTATATAGAGTCTGTATGTTCCAGCATCAGACGTCCGTAAGC is a window of Toxotes jaculatrix isolate fToxJac2 chromosome 4, fToxJac2.pri, whole genome shotgun sequence DNA encoding:
- the LOC121181404 gene encoding butyrophilin-like protein 2 isoform X1, with amino-acid sequence MNATLLALLSFFLSFSTAASSVQTIKAKEGAKAILSCFLDHVNVSGLTVEWSKDGRKVMVHLYRHGEDRAYDQSEEFKNRTVLFHNGLNTGNVTLQISGLRTSDAGTYRLYIPRLKFYFYFKVDVEVPLYSTGRPPLEDMTKEPSLADPECKNRNLVRMLIVPSVFAVFLLIIGGLILRSRGTSRIEQEYELADPAGS
- the cdc6 gene encoding cell division control protein 6 homolog, with product MPSTRSQGRDQPTLQFPRRKSCRVSSRSKTPLSQRSPVSSPSKPEPQHLASTLNQIGPLSPRRHAGQPTPLSPRRPPPSSPSLQPRLPLSPRKRTGDDNRCNLLGSPPKQSKPTLASPRKLGFDENSPVLARRQLVPSSPRQQLSPTSTSSPRRQETPAESPAHQKSERKPPVVRLFAEKTRFQSVKQALHTAVPERLLAREAERASIRSFLEEKVLQRLPGSLYISGAPGTGKTACLSCVLQEMKAELTSVQTVVVNCMSLRSSHAIFPLLADKLKASGGQNGLQRLLTAPGPAVLLVLDEMDQLDSKAQDVLYTIFEWPYLPKSRLCLIGIANALDLTDRILPRLQARPHCRPLLLHFPPYSRQELTAIVQDRLTQASADGILDTSAVQFCARKVSAVSGDARKALDICRRAIEVVESDERKKAADSKAEAKASRVSLPQVARVLSEVYGDRMASQSSGSEGESFPLQQKLLVCCLLLLIRNGKSKEIGLGKLHEVYSRLCAQRQVSGVGQGECLSLCSLLESRGIFALKKAKEARLTKVFLKIEEKDVENALKDRTLLGSILAAGLPS
- the LOC121181404 gene encoding myelin-oligodendrocyte glycoprotein-like isoform X2, producing the protein MNATLLALLSFFLSFSTASSVQTIKAKEGAKAILSCFLDHVNVSGLTVEWSKDGRKVMVHLYRHGEDRAYDQSEEFKNRTVLFHNGLNTGNVTLQISGLRTSDAGTYRLYIPRLKFYFYFKVDVEVPLYSTGRPPLEDMTKEPSLADPECKNRNLVRMLIVPSVFAVFLLIIGGLILRSRGTSRIEQEYELADPAGS